One region of Mangifera indica cultivar Alphonso chromosome 3, CATAS_Mindica_2.1, whole genome shotgun sequence genomic DNA includes:
- the LOC123212061 gene encoding uncharacterized protein LOC123212061, producing MASTKFFDSMAAKPLTTEAIALTEKKMDMTLDDIIKMSKNTASTKAKQQRRPPNKSQKSFNNAVQDKALKVRQYMGSRSAVRQGVLAQRRSNFQNKHFPLANEAARKAIVAPVRNRAFNGSMVANKMRRARVGAVPAQRKAANGNVVAKSQRQDNGVPKQQRPQTLDSLFANMKEQRMRVVARQNNGGVQRQNNVIVQHNGGGRPRVPWARGRFGN from the exons ATGGCTGCTAAACCTCTCACTACTGAGGCAATTGCGCTTACAGAAAAGAAAATGGACATGACATTGG atgatattattaaaatgtcAAAGAACACTGCATCAACTAAAGCTAAGCAGCAGCGAAGGCCTCCT AATAAAAGTCAGAAAAGTTTTAATAATGCTGTTCAAGATAAGGCTTTAAAAGTTCGGCAGTATATGGGTTCAAGATCTGCTGTTAGACAG GGAGTTCTTGCACAGAGAAGGTCAAATTTCCAGAATAAGCATTTTCCTCTAGCTAATGAAGCTGCAAGGAAAGCTATAGTTGCTCCTGTCCGAAATAGAGCTTTTAATGGTAGCATGGTAGCAAATAAAATGAGAAGAGCAAG GGTTGGAGCTGTGCCAGCCCAGAGGAAAGCTGCAAATGGAAATGTTGTTGCTAAG TCGCAGCGTCAGGACAATGGAGTGCCTAAGCAGCAGAGGCCTCAAACACTGGATTCGCTTTTTGCCAATATGAAGGAGCAGAGGATGAGGGTCGTTGCACGCCAGAATAACGGGGGTGTTCAACGCCAGAACAATGTCATTGTACAACATAATGGAGGAGGTCGGCCACGGGTGCCTTGGGCTAGAGGCCGATTTGGCAACTAA
- the LOC123212060 gene encoding uncharacterized protein LOC123212060 isoform X1, whose translation MTLNLNLPSPFLSNFSTPRFSKLYETFPINGSGSGSNTTGLLSLLFFARSRPMSTRFRTRASLSESENEVVEIIDEEMLSRVSGAKDANEVLEIVAEKSKISSGVVSLKQCCSIISAAIDRGNSDLALSVFYAMRSTFDQGVHVCTGAVSENDTFVDRWKWSRPDVSVYTTLVQGLAASLKVSDALRLIEDICRVGVSPGEEVPFGKVVRCPTCFIAVAVAQPQNGIQIVSCAKCRYKYELVSGDIVSIDSEEISMDIPAWKRGLGFLQLVKQRIPAAVHSIVVQIPSGMARTHRFATETVDLPAQEGERVTVASAAPSNVYREVGPFKFSPKAPNFYPGEPMSLTNHKDGRESPLLRAPTKDGNSSFLNPFSIIPLMAVLAVGDAATGIIDPSLPQFLSVAAAASLAVGATLNILVLPQLNQLPQRSVDASAVKQQLLSQYDMLQSRIKDLKEAAEKEVWMLARMCQLENKIYAVGEPSYRARKSKVKGVREGLENSLKGRIELIDSYARISSMIEIEVEMDSDVLAAEAVSSVESVSKHVQQIMEIENLEEKWRLQAEANDEAERLLSSQPVIPTEQI comes from the exons ATGACTCTCAACTTAAACTTACCCTCTCCGTTTCTTTCTAATTTCTCCACCCCACGCTTCTCAAAACTCTACGAAACCTTTCCCATCAACGGCAGCGGCAGCGGCAGCAACACAACTGGGCTCttgtctcttttatttttcgCCAGAAGCAGACCCATGTCAACAAGGTTTAGAACGAGGGCTTCGTTGAGTGAAAGCGAAAACGAGGTCGTGGAGATTATTGACGAGGAGATGCTGAGCAGAGTTTCAGGTGCTAAGGATGCAAATGAGGTGCTGGAGATAGTGGCTGAGAAGTCAAAGATAAGTAGTGGCGTTGTGAGTCTTAAACAATGTTGCTCGATAATCAGTGCAGCCATTGATCGTGGCAATTCTGACCTCGCTTTGTCTGTTTTCTATGCCATGCGCTCTACTTTTGATCAAG GTGTACATGTATGCACAGGTGCTGTCAGTGAAAATGATACATTCGTTGACAGATGGAAATGGTCAAGGCCAGACGTTAGTGTATATACAACATTAGTTCAGGGTCTTGCCGCTTCATTAAAGGTATCAGATGCGCTTAGGTTGATTGAAGATATTTGTAGAGTTGGAGTTTCTCCTGGAGAGGAG GTGCCATTTGGGAAAGTTGTGAGATGTCCAACTTGCTTCATAGCTGTAGCAGTAGCTCAGCCCCAAAATGGTATTCAG ATTGTATCATGTGCCAAATGCCGCTACAAGTATGAGCTTGTTTCTGGTGACATTGTCAGTATTGACTCCGAAGAAATCAG CATGGATATACCTGCGTGGAAAAGGGGGCTAGGATTTTTGCAATTAGTGAAGCAAAGAATTCCTGCGGCTGTTCACTCCATTGTG GTTCAGATTCCTTCTGGGATGGCACGCACACACAGGTTTGCTACTGAAACAGTTGATCTCCCGGCACAGGAAGGAGAAAGGGTAACAGTTGCTTCTGCAGCTCCATCAAATGTCTATAGGGAGGTGGGTCCTTTTAAATTTAGTCCAAAGGCCCCTAACTTTTACCCTGGAGAACCTATGAGCCTAACAAACCACAAAGATGGTAGGGAATCACCATTACTAAGAGCCCCAACTAAAGATGGAAACTCGTCCTTTCTCAACCCCTTCAGCATTATCCCTCTTATGGCTGTTCTTGCCGTCGGAGATGCTGCCACAGGAATAATTGATCCTAGCTTGCCTCAGTTCCTTTCAGTTGCTGCTGCTGCATCTCTTGCTGTTGGAGCAACTTTAAACATTCTTGTTCTCCCTCAACTGAACCAG CTTCCCCAACGGTCAGTGGATGCAAGTGCTGTCAAACAGCAGCTTTTATCACAATATGACATGCTTCAGTCTCGTATCAAGGACCTAAAAGAAGCTGCTGAAAAAGAG GTTTGGATGTTGGCTCGGATGTGCCAGCTGGAGAACAAAATTTATGCTGTAGGAGAACCTTCTTACCG TGCAAGGAAAAGTAAAGTTAAGGGCGTGCGTGAAGGCTTGGAAAATTCCCTCAAGGGACGGATTGAACTGATTGACAGCTATGCAAGG ATTTCTTCTATGATTGAGATTGAGGTAGAAATGGATTCTGATGTTCTTGCTGCTGAAGCAGTGAGCAGTGTG GAAAGCGTTTCCAAACACGTACAGCAAATCATGGAAATAGAAAATCTTGAAGAG AAATGGAGACTGCAGGCTGAAGCAAATGATGAGGCAGAAAGACTCCTTAGCTCCCAACCTGTTATCCCCACAGAACAGATTTAG
- the LOC123212060 gene encoding uncharacterized protein LOC123212060 isoform X2 — protein sequence MTLNLNLPSPFLSNFSTPRFSKLYETFPINGSGSGSNTTGLLSLLFFARSRPMSTRFRTRASLSESENEVVEIIDEEMLSRVSGAKDANEVLEIVAEKSKISSGVVSLKQCCSIISAAIDRGNSDLALSVFYAMRSTFDQGAVSENDTFVDRWKWSRPDVSVYTTLVQGLAASLKVSDALRLIEDICRVGVSPGEEVPFGKVVRCPTCFIAVAVAQPQNGIQIVSCAKCRYKYELVSGDIVSIDSEEISMDIPAWKRGLGFLQLVKQRIPAAVHSIVVQIPSGMARTHRFATETVDLPAQEGERVTVASAAPSNVYREVGPFKFSPKAPNFYPGEPMSLTNHKDGRESPLLRAPTKDGNSSFLNPFSIIPLMAVLAVGDAATGIIDPSLPQFLSVAAAASLAVGATLNILVLPQLNQLPQRSVDASAVKQQLLSQYDMLQSRIKDLKEAAEKEVWMLARMCQLENKIYAVGEPSYRARKSKVKGVREGLENSLKGRIELIDSYARISSMIEIEVEMDSDVLAAEAVSSVESVSKHVQQIMEIENLEEKWRLQAEANDEAERLLSSQPVIPTEQI from the exons ATGACTCTCAACTTAAACTTACCCTCTCCGTTTCTTTCTAATTTCTCCACCCCACGCTTCTCAAAACTCTACGAAACCTTTCCCATCAACGGCAGCGGCAGCGGCAGCAACACAACTGGGCTCttgtctcttttatttttcgCCAGAAGCAGACCCATGTCAACAAGGTTTAGAACGAGGGCTTCGTTGAGTGAAAGCGAAAACGAGGTCGTGGAGATTATTGACGAGGAGATGCTGAGCAGAGTTTCAGGTGCTAAGGATGCAAATGAGGTGCTGGAGATAGTGGCTGAGAAGTCAAAGATAAGTAGTGGCGTTGTGAGTCTTAAACAATGTTGCTCGATAATCAGTGCAGCCATTGATCGTGGCAATTCTGACCTCGCTTTGTCTGTTTTCTATGCCATGCGCTCTACTTTTGATCAAG GTGCTGTCAGTGAAAATGATACATTCGTTGACAGATGGAAATGGTCAAGGCCAGACGTTAGTGTATATACAACATTAGTTCAGGGTCTTGCCGCTTCATTAAAGGTATCAGATGCGCTTAGGTTGATTGAAGATATTTGTAGAGTTGGAGTTTCTCCTGGAGAGGAG GTGCCATTTGGGAAAGTTGTGAGATGTCCAACTTGCTTCATAGCTGTAGCAGTAGCTCAGCCCCAAAATGGTATTCAG ATTGTATCATGTGCCAAATGCCGCTACAAGTATGAGCTTGTTTCTGGTGACATTGTCAGTATTGACTCCGAAGAAATCAG CATGGATATACCTGCGTGGAAAAGGGGGCTAGGATTTTTGCAATTAGTGAAGCAAAGAATTCCTGCGGCTGTTCACTCCATTGTG GTTCAGATTCCTTCTGGGATGGCACGCACACACAGGTTTGCTACTGAAACAGTTGATCTCCCGGCACAGGAAGGAGAAAGGGTAACAGTTGCTTCTGCAGCTCCATCAAATGTCTATAGGGAGGTGGGTCCTTTTAAATTTAGTCCAAAGGCCCCTAACTTTTACCCTGGAGAACCTATGAGCCTAACAAACCACAAAGATGGTAGGGAATCACCATTACTAAGAGCCCCAACTAAAGATGGAAACTCGTCCTTTCTCAACCCCTTCAGCATTATCCCTCTTATGGCTGTTCTTGCCGTCGGAGATGCTGCCACAGGAATAATTGATCCTAGCTTGCCTCAGTTCCTTTCAGTTGCTGCTGCTGCATCTCTTGCTGTTGGAGCAACTTTAAACATTCTTGTTCTCCCTCAACTGAACCAG CTTCCCCAACGGTCAGTGGATGCAAGTGCTGTCAAACAGCAGCTTTTATCACAATATGACATGCTTCAGTCTCGTATCAAGGACCTAAAAGAAGCTGCTGAAAAAGAG GTTTGGATGTTGGCTCGGATGTGCCAGCTGGAGAACAAAATTTATGCTGTAGGAGAACCTTCTTACCG TGCAAGGAAAAGTAAAGTTAAGGGCGTGCGTGAAGGCTTGGAAAATTCCCTCAAGGGACGGATTGAACTGATTGACAGCTATGCAAGG ATTTCTTCTATGATTGAGATTGAGGTAGAAATGGATTCTGATGTTCTTGCTGCTGAAGCAGTGAGCAGTGTG GAAAGCGTTTCCAAACACGTACAGCAAATCATGGAAATAGAAAATCTTGAAGAG AAATGGAGACTGCAGGCTGAAGCAAATGATGAGGCAGAAAGACTCCTTAGCTCCCAACCTGTTATCCCCACAGAACAGATTTAG